From one Gadus morhua chromosome 8, gadMor3.0, whole genome shotgun sequence genomic stretch:
- the LOC115549673 gene encoding guanine nucleotide-binding protein G(s) subunit alpha isoform X3, giving the protein MFLLSVCCQMHSDTLYCWSCVDEQSFLDRIDSVRQSEYTPTDQDLLRCRVLTSGIFETRFQVDKVNFHMFDVGGQRDERRKWIQCFNDVTAIIFVVASSSYNMVIREDNDTNRLREALDLFRSIWNNRWLRTISVILFLNKQDMLAEKVLAGKSKIEDYFPEYARYTIPNEATPEPGEDPKVTRAKFFIRDEFLRISTASGDGRHYCYPHFTCAVDTENIRRVFNDCRDIIQRMHLRQYELL; this is encoded by the exons atgtttcTGCTTTCCGTTTGCTGCCAGATGCATTCTGACACCCTCTACTGCTGGAGTTGTGTCGACGAGCAGAG TTTCCTGGACAGAATTGACTCCGTAAGACAGAGTGAATACACACCAACGGACCAG GACCTGCTACGCTGCCGAGTGTTGACTTCAGGGATTTTTGAGACGAGGTTCCAAGTAGACAAAGTCAATTTTCA CATGTTCGATGTTGGGGgccagagagatgagaggaggaaaTGGATCCAGTGCTTTAACG ACGTGACTGCGATCATCTTCGTGGTggccagcagcagctacaacatGGTAATAAGGGAAGACAACGACACAAACCGGCTACGGGAAGCTCTGGACCTCTTCCGCAGTATTTGGAACAACAG GTGGTTACGCACTATATCGGTCATCCTATTCCTGAACAAGCAGGATATGCTGGCTGAAAAAGTATTAGCTGGGAAATCCAAAATCGAAGACTACTTCCCTGAATACGCTCGCTACACCATACCAAATGAAG CAACTCCTGAACCAGGTGAAGACCCGAAAGTAACGAGAGCTAAGTTCTTCATCCGCGATGAGTTTCTC CGGATCAGCACGGCGAGCGGCGACGGCAGACACTACTGCTACCCCCACTTCACGTGCGCGGTGGACACCGAGAACATCCGCCGCGTCTTCAACGACTGCCGGGACATCATCCAGCGCATGCACCTGAGGCAGTACGAGCTCTTGTGA
- the LOC115549673 gene encoding guanine nucleotide-binding protein G(s) subunit alpha isoform X4, translated as MRCKQRKVSSRSFLDRIDSVRQSEYTPTDQDLLRCRVLTSGIFETRFQVDKVNFHMFDVGGQRDERRKWIQCFNDVTAIIFVVASSSYNMVIREDNDTNRLREALDLFRSIWNNRWLRTISVILFLNKQDMLAEKVLAGKSKIEDYFPEYARYTIPNEATPEPGEDPKVTRAKFFIRDEFLRISTASGDGRHYCYPHFTCAVDTENIRRVFNDCRDIIQRMHLRQYELL; from the exons ATGCGCTGTAAACAAAGGAAGGTCAGTAGCAGAAG TTTCCTGGACAGAATTGACTCCGTAAGACAGAGTGAATACACACCAACGGACCAG GACCTGCTACGCTGCCGAGTGTTGACTTCAGGGATTTTTGAGACGAGGTTCCAAGTAGACAAAGTCAATTTTCA CATGTTCGATGTTGGGGgccagagagatgagaggaggaaaTGGATCCAGTGCTTTAACG ACGTGACTGCGATCATCTTCGTGGTggccagcagcagctacaacatGGTAATAAGGGAAGACAACGACACAAACCGGCTACGGGAAGCTCTGGACCTCTTCCGCAGTATTTGGAACAACAG GTGGTTACGCACTATATCGGTCATCCTATTCCTGAACAAGCAGGATATGCTGGCTGAAAAAGTATTAGCTGGGAAATCCAAAATCGAAGACTACTTCCCTGAATACGCTCGCTACACCATACCAAATGAAG CAACTCCTGAACCAGGTGAAGACCCGAAAGTAACGAGAGCTAAGTTCTTCATCCGCGATGAGTTTCTC CGGATCAGCACGGCGAGCGGCGACGGCAGACACTACTGCTACCCCCACTTCACGTGCGCGGTGGACACCGAGAACATCCGCCGCGTCTTCAACGACTGCCGGGACATCATCCAGCGCATGCACCTGAGGCAGTACGAGCTCTTGTGA